ATCCTGAAATTGTCGGTGCAGCTATCCCTGTCATTACACTGCCTGCCGTAGATATCGAGGCGTTGATTCTCGAAGATATGGTCAATGATGCCAAAAACCAACCCTTCCGTTTTGGGGCAGAAATCAAAACCATGATTGGCCTTGACAATAGCGGAATATGGGAAACCCTGCCAAATGGCGACAGGCTTTGGAGAGTTAGTGTTTATTCTAAAAAAGCCAAAACCCTCAACTTTGTTTTCAGCAGTTTTTACATGCCGCCCGGCGCAAAATTACACCTGTACAATGGAAGCAAGTCAGAAATAATCGGTGCTTTTACCTCCTCCAACAACAAATCTCATGGTTTGTTTTCTACCGGACTGATACGAGGAGACCTAACCACATTCGAATATTATGAACCCGCTCAGGTATCCGGGCAGGGCAGGTTGAGCATTTCAAAGGCAGTACATGGATACCGTGGGTTCTTTTCGCCTGAAAAGGGATTCGGAGATTCCGGTTCCTGCAACAATAACGTCAATTGCCCGGAAGCAGCCGACTGGCAAGATCAGAAACGGTCTGTAGCGCTTATCATTTCCGGTGGATTCAGAGCTTGTACCGGAGCAATGGTCAACAATGTAAATAACGACTGCACCCCTTACTTTCTGACTGCCAACCACTGCTTGGACTCCTCGGTCAGTACCTGGGTATTTATGTTTAATTATGAAAGCCCCGACTGTACCAATATAGACGGTCCCCTTAATCAAACCGCTTCGGGCTGTACTTTGATGGCCAGTGCATCAGCTTCCGATTTTGCTTTAGTGTTACTAAGTGAAGTCCCTCCGATTGATTATAATATCTATTATTCCGGTTGGAGTGCCGAGAGCACTCCGGGCACTTCGTCTGTGGGCATTCACCACCCGGCAGGCGATATTAAAAAAATCACCTTTAATGAGGATGTATTAGTGAGTTCCGAAGGGTTGTCGGGAGTTACCGACTCACATTGGGAAGTTACCGAATGGGAAGATGGCACAACCGAAGGTGGTTCGTCCGGCTCACCGTTGTTTGACCAAAACAAACGCATTGTCGGACAATTACACGGAGGTACTGCCTCCTGCAACAGTTTAACTTATGATGCCTACGGAAAAGTTGCCTATTCCTGGTCAACCGGAACAACTGCAACCACAAGACTTCGAGATTGGTTAGACCCGGTAAATACCGGCATATTAGCTATTGATGGCCGGAATTGCAGCGAACCGCTCTATTCTCTGGATGCCGGTATCACTCAATTAACAGCCCCTCCCCCATTTTTATGCAATGTTTCTGAGATTGTACCACAAATCCTGGTGCGCAATTATGGCAGCACAACCTTAACTTCCTTTACTGTTGTATGGCAATTAGACGGAGGCTTGGTTCAAACTTTTGAATGGACCGGCTCGCTTGAGTTTTTAGCCCCTGCTTATATTTCCCTGCCCACGATCTTAGTTCCGGACGGTGAACACTCGCTCTGGGTTTCCGTAGTTCAGCCAAATGGCTCGGCTACTGATGAAAACATCCTGAATGATTCTGTTTTTTTCAACTTTACCACAACAAGCGGGAGCAATGTTTCCGTCAGTTTGGTCTGTGATTACTGGGCAGACGAAACCTCATTTACGATTACCAATCAACAGGGTGAAGTGCTTTACAACCAATCGGGTTTCAGTTCTTTTCAAAACTTTAACCAAAACTTTTGTTTGCCTGCCGACTGCTATACCTTTACCATTTTGGATTCTTATTGCGATGGTATGGATCCGGGCGCAAGTTATCAGGTAATATTACCGGACGGAAGCATCATAGCCGAAGGAGGGGGCAATTTTGGCTGTTCCGAATCTTATGATTTTTGCATGGAAAGTCCGGCATTTCAGGCAAGCATAGCGAATTTGCCCATGCAATCCTGCCCACTGCCGGCGGTTGTTCAATTTGTGGGAGGGCCATCAACAGCCACTACTTTTAGCTGGCAGTTTGAAGGCGGAAATCCTTCTTCCTCTGAAGAGGCTAATCCGATTGTTTTGTACGAAGAGCCGGGCAGCTATGCAGTAACACTTATCGTCAGCAATGGCGTGGACACCGATACCCTGACCTATCCCGATTATATTACCATTTTCCCGGAACTTGAACTTACCGGCAGCATCATCACCCCGGCCTTTTCCCCCAATTCCACCGATGGGGCTATCAGCATCAGTCTGAGTGGAGGGGTACAGCCCTACACTTATATTTGGTCGAACAATGCAACTACACCTGAAATCAGCGGGTTAAGCCCGGGGCAATATTGTGTAACCGTTACCGCAGGAATCAATTGCAGTCTGACTGATTGCTTTACCGTACCGGTTGTCGTCAATACCGAACCCGAAGCCATCCCGCTTCAATATCAGGTTAGTATTTACCCCAACCCCGTTTCTCATTCGGCTCAAATCAGGCTGGAGATTCCCCAAACAGGTAATTATAATCTGCTGTTTTTTGACCTGATAGGACGTTGTTTGGACAATAGCCTTTACAAATTAGCGCTTTCAGAAGGAATAACTACTATTCCTCTCAACATACAAAACCTTCCCGGAGGATTTTATTTTGCCGGTCTTCAAACCACTGACGGGCAATTGCTCAACACTACGCGGTGGGTTGTTTTGGAATAGTTCCTCTTTTGATTGATTCCAACTGATAAAAAATATGCTAAACCGAATTATGATATGAATACAATTCGCTTTTTCGTTTTAATGGCTTCATGGCTTGTTATAGCTCTAAGTGCACAGGCACAGCTCACAATAAACGTAACGTCTATACCCTCCAACACGCCCGATGGTGCTTTGATTTATATTGCGGGCAATTTCAACGGTTGGAATCCCGGACTTGCTACTTATACCCTAACTCCCAATGGAAACGGAACCTACTTTATCACAATTACTCCGCCTGCCGGTGCAATTGAGTATAAATTTACCCGTGGCAGTTGGGCTTCCGTTGAAGGAAACGCCTCCGGTGGGTTTCAGGAAAACCATACTTTTAACTATACCGGCGGTCCGGTTAGTACTGAAGTACAAATCCTCTCCTGGGAAGACCTTGGCGGAGGTTCTCCACACACCGCCGCCGAAAACGTTCAAATCATCAGTGATGATTTTTATATTCCTGAGCTTGACCGGTATCGTCGCTTATGGATATACCTGCCTCCTGATTACAACACTTCATCCAAACACTACCCTGTCCTGTATATGCAGGACGGGCAAAACCTTTTTGATGCCTATTACAGCTTTGCCGGAGAATGGGAAGTGGATGAAACTTTAAACGATTTGTTTGAAGATGGTGATTATGGGGTGATTGTGGTGGGAATAGACAATGGCGGATCTAACCGTATCAATGAATATTCCCCTTGGATAAATCCGGGCTATGGAGGCGGTGAGGGCGATGAATATGCAAATTTTATCGTCAACACACTAAAACCATATATTGATGACAATTACCGTACCTTACCCGAACGGGAACATACCGGAATCATGGGCAGCTCTATGGGGGGTCTCATTTCTTTCTACACATCTATCGAGTTTCAAAATGTTTTCAGCAAAGCAGGAGTATTTTCACCTTCGTTCTGGTTTTCGGACAATTGTTACGCACATGTTGAAAGTACCGGCAAACAGGAAGATATGCGAATATATTTGGTAGCCGGAGGCTCAGAAGGTTTTACCGTAGTTCCCGACATGCTGATGATGTACAACACCTTGTTAAACAACGGTTTTAATTCAGAAGAGTTGTTTTACCTCGTCCCACCGGATGGCACACATAGCGAGTGGTTTTGGAAGCGCGAATTCCGGCAGGCCTATGAATGGTTGTTTGATTCCGGAAGCAGTGTCTCATCAAATTCTATCCCTGCTCAAAGCGATATGCAGGTTTTTCCCAATCCGGCTAAGGATGTTATTCATGTCCGTTTGGAAGAGCCTGTCCGGGAAGCAAGAGTGCAGATGTTCAGCCTGAAAGGCCAACTTTTAGTCAATCACACCATCACTCAAAGCGATACCATTGATATTTCAGCCCTTACATCCGGCATCTATTTGTTTCAGATAGTTCTCGATCAAAACGTCCTCTATACCCGCAAACTTGCTGTTTTTGACTAAGATCATGCTTAATAGACCGGTTGGATAATAACCAGCCAAATCCCGTTTCCCGAAGCTGTAAAAGGCTTTAGTGTGATTTGGGTGTTTATTTCCGCACCTTCTGTTGATTTAAACCGCCATGCAAAAAGGCTGTTATCCTCTTTTGAGTTGGCAATTTGTTTCATTATTTGCGAAAGGCCGGTAGCAGAACTGCTCCCATCAGACTGATGGGAAGCAGAATATTGTAACAATTTCTTTTTGACTGCCTCTTTTTTTTGACGAATCCGAAGCAGGTTTAAAAATGCCTGATTGCAATTGACAATTTCCAGTTTAGACCCATCCAGCCAAATTGCTGCTTCAGTGATGCTTTCGGCGAATAGTTGATATGCTTTCTCCCAGTTCATCAGTGGGGTAATATCTTGCAATACTATTTGAGCAGACAGCTTATTATCATAGGTAATAATAGAGCCGGTTACCACTGCTTCCACCTCATTATTATTGAAAGTGATAAAAGTCAATGGTTTGGTTTTAAGACTTTCAGCCTCAACAAATCCGTTTTTAATTGCCTCTCTGAGGAGCAGGCGATGTTTTTTAATTACAAAATCCTCGATAAATTTACCGGTCAGTTCGGATTCTTCTGCGGCATTTAATAAACGTGCTGAAGCGGGATTAGCGCTGATAATTTCCCCTTTCCGGTTGCAGACCAAAACAGGAAACGAGCTGACATTAATCAACTTCCGGTAGTGTTTGGTTCCGCGTTGTAAAGCATCTTTGCCCACAATCATATCGGTAACATCCCTGACAATGCCGAGTGCTTCCTGATGACTGATGGGAGAAAACCTGACTTCGTAAAATTTAATGACATTGCCAACATAATCAAAAGGGTAGGTTTTCACTTCCATAGTATCGAGCGAAAGCCTTAGTAAATCCATCACTTCTTCGGCTACTTCCCTGGGAAGCAAGTCAGTCATTTTATTTCCGACAAAGGCGGCAGAAGGAATAGGATTGTCGGTTTTCTCCGGAATATAATCGAGATAAATACCCTCTCTGTTCCTGACTTTGACAGTTAAATTTCACAAACCATTGATAATCAGCGAGTTAAGTTTCCTAAAAATGGCATAGTTGCCACTACAAAACGGGTTATTTAGTTCGCTGGAGCTAAGTCTTTGAACGGAGGGATACGAAATGCCGAAAGGATTTTGTTGGTTAATGCTGTGTCAGCACCTTTCAGCAAGTACTTTTTATCATCAATTGTTAGTTCAGACAATTGCATTTGATTGAGTTCTTCTTTAATACTGCATGGACTTAAGTTGATGTTTGCAAACTTTAGGGTTAGTTCCACCGTCCGTTCGAGCATGAATGCTAAAAAACAGGTCATGAAATGTCCTTTTATCCTTTTGGGTGTCCAATGAAAAATTGGTCGAGTGGATAGGGTGGTCTTCAATA
This is a stretch of genomic DNA from Sphingobacteriales bacterium. It encodes these proteins:
- a CDS encoding PKD domain-containing protein — protein: MYKQSTIFVLLFLIFVCLPAKAQVSAGGTPYSIAHPEIVGAAIPVITLPAVDIEALILEDMVNDAKNQPFRFGAEIKTMIGLDNSGIWETLPNGDRLWRVSVYSKKAKTLNFVFSSFYMPPGAKLHLYNGSKSEIIGAFTSSNNKSHGLFSTGLIRGDLTTFEYYEPAQVSGQGRLSISKAVHGYRGFFSPEKGFGDSGSCNNNVNCPEAADWQDQKRSVALIISGGFRACTGAMVNNVNNDCTPYFLTANHCLDSSVSTWVFMFNYESPDCTNIDGPLNQTASGCTLMASASASDFALVLLSEVPPIDYNIYYSGWSAESTPGTSSVGIHHPAGDIKKITFNEDVLVSSEGLSGVTDSHWEVTEWEDGTTEGGSSGSPLFDQNKRIVGQLHGGTASCNSLTYDAYGKVAYSWSTGTTATTRLRDWLDPVNTGILAIDGRNCSEPLYSLDAGITQLTAPPPFLCNVSEIVPQILVRNYGSTTLTSFTVVWQLDGGLVQTFEWTGSLEFLAPAYISLPTILVPDGEHSLWVSVVQPNGSATDENILNDSVFFNFTTTSGSNVSVSLVCDYWADETSFTITNQQGEVLYNQSGFSSFQNFNQNFCLPADCYTFTILDSYCDGMDPGASYQVILPDGSIIAEGGGNFGCSESYDFCMESPAFQASIANLPMQSCPLPAVVQFVGGPSTATTFSWQFEGGNPSSSEEANPIVLYEEPGSYAVTLIVSNGVDTDTLTYPDYITIFPELELTGSIITPAFSPNSTDGAISISLSGGVQPYTYIWSNNATTPEISGLSPGQYCVTVTAGINCSLTDCFTVPVVVNTEPEAIPLQYQVSIYPNPVSHSAQIRLEIPQTGNYNLLFFDLIGRCLDNSLYKLALSEGITTIPLNIQNLPGGFYFAGLQTTDGQLLNTTRWVVLE
- a CDS encoding T9SS type A sorting domain-containing protein; the encoded protein is MNTIRFFVLMASWLVIALSAQAQLTINVTSIPSNTPDGALIYIAGNFNGWNPGLATYTLTPNGNGTYFITITPPAGAIEYKFTRGSWASVEGNASGGFQENHTFNYTGGPVSTEVQILSWEDLGGGSPHTAAENVQIISDDFYIPELDRYRRLWIYLPPDYNTSSKHYPVLYMQDGQNLFDAYYSFAGEWEVDETLNDLFEDGDYGVIVVGIDNGGSNRINEYSPWINPGYGGGEGDEYANFIVNTLKPYIDDNYRTLPEREHTGIMGSSMGGLISFYTSIEFQNVFSKAGVFSPSFWFSDNCYAHVESTGKQEDMRIYLVAGGSEGFTVVPDMLMMYNTLLNNGFNSEELFYLVPPDGTHSEWFWKREFRQAYEWLFDSGSSVSSNSIPAQSDMQVFPNPAKDVIHVRLEEPVREARVQMFSLKGQLLVNHTITQSDTIDISALTSGIYLFQIVLDQNVLYTRKLAVFD
- a CDS encoding PAS domain-containing protein; the encoded protein is MLPREVAEEVMDLLRLSLDTMEVKTYPFDYVGNVIKFYEVRFSPISHQEALGIVRDVTDMIVGKDALQRGTKHYRKLINVSSFPVLVCNRKGEIISANPASARLLNAAEESELTGKFIEDFVIKKHRLLLREAIKNGFVEAESLKTKPLTFITFNNNEVEAVVTGSIITYDNKLSAQIVLQDITPLMNWEKAYQLFAESITEAAIWLDGSKLEIVNCNQAFLNLLRIRQKKEAVKKKLLQYSASHQSDGSSSATGLSQIMKQIANSKEDNSLFAWRFKSTEGAEINTQITLKPFTASGNGIWLVIIQPVY